A single genomic interval of Nitratidesulfovibrio sp. SRB-5 harbors:
- a CDS encoding RsbRD N-terminal domain-containing protein translates to MTIRDLLAEHKDAIIHKWIDAMYGTYPFDTVGFLRSSRDQFSNPVGHTTAASAVVIFDAVAGDEVDEARLSEAIEDVIRIRAIQNFTPEQAVGVLFVLKTVLRKMLRAAIMQHGLHDEQLEVESRIDTVALMAFGKYAACRERLHMMKVDDFKRGYAQLLRRAERILDKPVGEPDTQKPIA, encoded by the coding sequence ATGACCATCAGGGACCTGCTCGCCGAGCACAAGGACGCCATCATCCACAAATGGATAGATGCCATGTATGGCACCTATCCGTTTGACACCGTAGGGTTCCTGCGCAGCAGCAGGGACCAGTTCTCCAATCCCGTGGGCCACACCACCGCGGCATCCGCCGTGGTCATCTTCGACGCCGTCGCCGGCGACGAGGTGGACGAGGCCCGCCTTTCCGAGGCCATAGAGGATGTCATCCGCATCCGGGCCATTCAGAACTTCACCCCCGAGCAGGCCGTGGGCGTGCTGTTCGTGCTGAAGACGGTGCTCCGCAAGATGCTGCGGGCCGCCATCATGCAGCACGGGCTGCACGACGAGCAGCTGGAGGTGGAATCGCGCATCGACACCGTGGCGCTCATGGCCTTCGGCAAGTATGCCGCCTGCCGCGAGCGCCTGCACATGATGAAGGTGGACGACTTCAAACGTGGATACGCCCAGCTCCTGCGAAGGGCTGAACGTATATTGGACAAGCCGGTAGGGGAACCGGACACGCAGAAACCGATAGCCTAG
- a CDS encoding M48 family metallopeptidase, giving the protein MNDVANDARSDAGAPDATCVAPSPGDVAWPPRHDVRTSPRARRVRLRIVPRRGLEVVIPPGFSATRIPEVLERHRTWIVRALLRAGLAEPVPGTVSTTDGAPGEAGTGAMHGILPGGGAFLGPDGIRSVPGEVLLPAVQARYAVIRASLAPGMRPELREVDAALRLRVPEGGAGDGVAVDLLRDWLRAMARRRLAPWLHALAVEHGFRYQRCVVRMQQTRWGSCSARGTISCNASLLFLPRELARHVLLHELCHTVHLDHSSRFHALLGKVDPDAALWREGLRSGWSHVPWWAR; this is encoded by the coding sequence GTGAATGACGTCGCGAATGACGCAAGGAGTGACGCTGGCGCCCCCGATGCCACCTGTGTTGCCCCTTCGCCCGGTGACGTTGCCTGGCCGCCCCGCCACGACGTGCGCACCAGTCCTCGCGCCCGAAGGGTGCGGTTGCGCATCGTGCCCCGGCGCGGGCTGGAGGTGGTGATACCGCCCGGGTTCAGCGCCACGCGCATTCCAGAGGTGCTGGAACGGCATCGAACGTGGATCGTGCGCGCCCTGCTGCGGGCGGGTTTGGCCGAGCCGGTGCCCGGCACGGTGAGCACCACGGACGGGGCACCGGGCGAGGCAGGCACTGGCGCCATGCATGGCATCCTTCCCGGCGGCGGGGCGTTTTTGGGGCCGGACGGCATCCGCAGCGTGCCCGGCGAGGTGTTGCTGCCTGCGGTGCAGGCGCGTTATGCCGTAATCCGCGCGTCCCTGGCTCCGGGCATGCGCCCGGAACTGCGAGAGGTGGACGCCGCCTTGCGCCTGCGGGTGCCGGAAGGGGGGGCTGGCGATGGCGTGGCCGTGGACCTGTTGCGCGACTGGTTGCGGGCCATGGCCCGGCGAAGGCTGGCCCCCTGGTTGCACGCATTGGCCGTGGAGCACGGCTTCCGCTACCAGCGCTGCGTGGTGCGCATGCAGCAGACCCGCTGGGGCAGTTGCTCCGCGCGGGGCACCATCAGTTGCAACGCCAGCCTGCTGTTCCTGCCGCGTGAACTGGCCCGCCACGTGTTGCTGCACGAGCTTTGCCATACCGTGCACCTGGATCATTCTTCGCGCTTCCATGCCCTGCTGGGCAAGGTGGACCCCGATGCGGCGCTGTGGCGCGAGGGGCTGCGTTCCGGGTGGT
- the dsrJ gene encoding sulfate reduction electron transfer complex DsrMKJOP subunit DsrJ, with product MYNGKYIIPGIVIFVGLFTFPFWSNLLTPKYERPQLAMPADQKECIEPAEYMRAEHMHILDVWRDQALREGKRAYVASNGKVWDISLQNTCMKCHANKADFCDKCHNSNSVSPYCWDCHVAPRGNQ from the coding sequence ATGTATAACGGCAAATACATCATCCCCGGCATCGTGATCTTCGTCGGGCTGTTCACCTTTCCCTTCTGGTCCAACCTGCTGACGCCCAAGTACGAGCGCCCGCAGCTGGCCATGCCCGCGGACCAGAAGGAATGCATCGAACCGGCCGAATACATGCGCGCCGAGCACATGCACATTCTCGACGTGTGGCGCGACCAGGCCCTGCGCGAAGGCAAGCGCGCCTATGTCGCCTCCAACGGCAAGGTCTGGGACATCAGCCTGCAGAACACCTGCATGAAGTGTCACGCCAACAAGGCCGATTTCTGCGACAAGTGCCACAACTCCAACAGCGTGAGCCCCTACTGCTGGGATTGCCATGTGGCGCCGAGGGGGAACCAGTAA
- the dsrK gene encoding sulfate reduction electron transfer complex DsrMKJOP subunit DsrK yields the protein MSKLPTPDKLIATIPAFPMEGWMDTKPDFKPGTWCYPAKVDNMKALGMPNPHEWSADQEDWNLPENWEEIIYEGLKSRLDKHRSLKVFMDICVRCGACADKCHFFIGTGDPKNMPVLRAELLRSVYRRDFTTAGKLLGKLAGARKLDKDVIKEWFYYFYQCTECRRCSLFCPYGIDTAEITAIARELLHELGLGIHWIMEPVFNCNRTGNHLGIQPHAFKEIVEFLCEDIETVTGIKINPPFNEKGHEIVFITPSGDVFADPGIYTFMGYLMLFHEIGLDYTLSTYASEGGNFGSFTTFDMAKKLNAKMYAEAERLGSKWILGGECGHMWRVVHQYMDTFNGPTPPKMEVPRSPITGTVFKNAASTKMVHIAEFTADLIKHNKLRLDPSRNDHLTVTFHDSCNPARGMGLLDEPRYVLQNVCNNYVDMPENTIREQTFCCGGGSGLNTDEIMEIRMRGGLPRGNALRYVQQKHGVNTMACICAIDRATLPPLANYWAPGVTVYGTHELVANALVMRGEQKRTMDLRQEELPGMEDE from the coding sequence ATGTCCAAACTGCCAACTCCCGACAAGCTGATCGCGACCATCCCCGCCTTCCCCATGGAAGGGTGGATGGACACCAAGCCGGACTTCAAGCCCGGCACGTGGTGCTATCCGGCCAAGGTCGACAACATGAAGGCCCTCGGCATGCCGAACCCGCACGAGTGGTCGGCCGATCAGGAAGACTGGAACCTGCCGGAAAACTGGGAAGAGATCATTTACGAAGGCCTCAAGTCGCGCCTGGACAAGCACCGCTCGCTCAAGGTGTTCATGGACATCTGCGTGCGCTGTGGCGCCTGCGCCGACAAGTGTCACTTCTTCATCGGCACGGGCGACCCCAAGAACATGCCCGTGCTGCGCGCCGAGTTGCTGCGCTCGGTGTACCGCCGCGACTTCACCACGGCGGGCAAGCTGCTGGGCAAGCTGGCCGGCGCCCGCAAGCTGGACAAGGACGTCATCAAGGAGTGGTTCTACTACTTCTACCAGTGCACCGAATGCCGCCGCTGTTCGCTGTTCTGCCCCTACGGCATCGACACCGCGGAAATCACCGCCATCGCGCGTGAGCTGCTGCACGAACTGGGCCTTGGCATCCACTGGATCATGGAGCCGGTGTTCAACTGCAACCGCACCGGCAACCACCTGGGCATCCAGCCGCACGCCTTCAAGGAAATCGTCGAATTCCTCTGCGAGGACATCGAGACGGTGACCGGCATCAAGATCAACCCGCCCTTCAACGAAAAGGGCCACGAGATCGTGTTCATCACGCCCTCTGGTGACGTGTTCGCCGACCCCGGCATCTACACGTTCATGGGTTACCTGATGCTGTTCCACGAAATCGGGCTGGACTACACCCTGTCCACCTACGCCTCGGAAGGCGGCAACTTCGGCTCGTTCACCACCTTCGACATGGCGAAGAAGCTGAACGCCAAGATGTACGCCGAAGCCGAGCGCCTTGGCTCCAAGTGGATCCTGGGCGGCGAATGCGGCCACATGTGGCGCGTGGTGCACCAGTACATGGACACCTTCAACGGCCCCACCCCGCCCAAGATGGAAGTGCCCAGGTCACCCATCACCGGCACGGTGTTCAAGAACGCGGCGTCCACCAAGATGGTGCACATCGCCGAGTTCACGGCCGACCTCATCAAGCACAACAAGCTGCGCCTCGACCCCAGCCGCAACGACCACCTGACCGTGACCTTCCACGACTCGTGCAACCCGGCGCGCGGCATGGGCCTGCTGGACGAACCCCGCTACGTGCTCCAGAACGTGTGCAACAACTACGTGGACATGCCCGAGAACACCATCCGCGAGCAGACCTTCTGCTGCGGCGGCGGTTCCGGCCTGAACACCGACGAAATCATGGAAATCCGCATGCGCGGCGGCCTGCCCCGTGGCAATGCCCTGCGGTACGTGCAGCAGAAGCACGGCGTGAACACCATGGCCTGCATCTGCGCCATCGACCGGGCCACCCTGCCCCCGCTGGCCAACTACTGGGCCCCCGGCGTCACGGTCTACGGTACCCACGAGCTGGTGGCCAACGCCCTCGTGATGCGCGGCGAACAGAAGCGCACCATGGACCTGCGGCAGGAAGAACTGCCCGGTATGGAGGATGAATAA
- the dsrO gene encoding sulfate reduction electron transfer complex DsrMKJOP subunit DsrO — translation MSTTRRQFLKIAGLAAFGLGTSSALDAADAVAKDMPGAKYDVGGKHLAAKRWAMVIDTRKLESREDFERIIHACHSVHNVPSIPSKQEIKWIWTDKYDRVFTDDMSQHLSPAVREKDYLLLCNHCENPPCVRVCPTKATFKRADGIVVMDYHRCIGCRFCMAGCPYGARSFNFGDPRPYLKDVNPAFPTRMRGVVEKCTFCSERLEVGLLPACVEASNGAILFGDLDDPNSPVRKALAENFSIRRKPSIGTQPGVYYIV, via the coding sequence ATGAGCACCACCAGAAGACAATTCCTGAAGATCGCCGGGCTTGCCGCCTTCGGCCTTGGCACTTCGAGCGCGCTGGACGCGGCCGACGCCGTCGCCAAGGACATGCCGGGCGCCAAATACGATGTGGGCGGCAAACACCTTGCCGCCAAGCGCTGGGCCATGGTCATCGACACCCGCAAGCTGGAATCGCGCGAGGACTTCGAGCGCATCATCCACGCCTGCCATTCCGTCCACAACGTCCCCTCGATTCCCTCCAAGCAGGAAATCAAGTGGATATGGACCGACAAGTACGACCGGGTGTTCACCGACGATATGAGCCAGCACCTGTCCCCCGCCGTGCGCGAGAAGGACTACCTGCTGCTCTGCAACCACTGCGAAAACCCGCCCTGCGTGCGCGTGTGCCCCACCAAGGCCACCTTCAAGCGCGCCGACGGCATCGTGGTGATGGACTACCACCGCTGCATCGGCTGTCGCTTCTGCATGGCCGGGTGTCCCTACGGCGCGCGCAGCTTCAACTTCGGCGATCCGCGCCCCTACCTGAAGGACGTCAACCCCGCCTTCCCCACCCGCATGCGCGGCGTGGTGGAAAAATGCACCTTCTGTTCCGAACGGCTTGAGGTGGGTCTGCTGCCCGCCTGCGTCGAAGCCTCGAACGGGGCCATCCTGTTCGGCGACCTCGACGACCCGAATTCGCCGGTTCGCAAGGCCCTTGCCGAGAACTTCAGCATTCGCCGCAAGCCCTCCATCGGGACCCAGCCCGGCGTCTACTACATCGTGTAG
- the dsrP gene encoding sulfate reduction electron transfer complex DsrMKJOP subunit DsrP encodes MIEKVLKGSPAFYIWLLFLGGIASLGVFAYIFQLKYGLTITGMSRDVSWGLYISQFTYFVGVAASAVMLVLPAYFHHYKKFKKMIILGEFMAISAVLMCMLFIVTDMGQPQRMLNVILHPTPNSIMFYDMMVLMGYLFINALVGWVTLEAERHDVDPPKWIKFFIYLSVVWAFSIHTVTAFLYAGLPGRHYWLTAIMAARFLSSAFASGPAILLLLVMALRRLTGFDPGREAIQTLTKIITYAMAINVFFFLLEVFTAFYSGMPGHQHPLTFLFVGHDGHASWVVGWMWTAAVLAMLSLCLLIPPQFRDNERVLPWALGILVIASWIDKGLGLLIGGFTPNPFETVTEYAPTFPEILVTVGIYAIGLMVLSVLWKIALDVKKEAGTF; translated from the coding sequence ATGATCGAGAAGGTTCTGAAAGGCTCCCCGGCGTTCTACATCTGGCTGCTGTTCCTTGGCGGCATCGCGAGCCTGGGCGTCTTCGCGTACATCTTCCAGCTCAAGTACGGGCTGACCATCACCGGCATGAGCCGCGACGTTTCGTGGGGGCTGTACATCTCGCAGTTCACCTACTTCGTCGGCGTGGCGGCCTCGGCCGTGATGCTGGTGTTGCCCGCCTACTTCCATCACTACAAGAAGTTCAAGAAGATGATCATCCTCGGCGAGTTCATGGCGATCTCGGCCGTGCTGATGTGCATGCTCTTCATCGTCACCGACATGGGGCAGCCGCAGCGCATGCTGAACGTCATCCTGCACCCCACGCCGAACTCCATCATGTTCTACGACATGATGGTGCTGATGGGGTACCTGTTCATCAACGCGCTGGTCGGCTGGGTTACCCTGGAAGCCGAGCGCCACGATGTTGACCCGCCCAAGTGGATCAAGTTCTTCATCTACCTGTCGGTGGTGTGGGCGTTCTCCATCCACACCGTCACCGCCTTCCTGTACGCGGGCCTGCCCGGCCGCCACTACTGGCTGACGGCCATCATGGCTGCCCGCTTCCTGTCCTCTGCCTTTGCCTCAGGTCCGGCCATCCTGCTGCTGCTGGTCATGGCGCTGCGCCGCCTGACCGGGTTCGATCCGGGCCGCGAAGCCATCCAGACCCTGACCAAGATCATCACCTACGCCATGGCCATCAACGTGTTCTTCTTCCTGCTGGAAGTGTTCACGGCCTTCTACAGCGGCATGCCGGGCCACCAGCACCCGCTCACCTTCCTGTTCGTGGGCCACGACGGCCACGCATCGTGGGTGGTGGGCTGGATGTGGACGGCCGCCGTACTGGCCATGCTGTCGCTGTGCCTGCTCATTCCCCCACAGTTCCGCGACAACGAACGCGTGCTGCCCTGGGCGCTGGGCATCCTGGTCATCGCCAGCTGGATCGACAAGGGCCTGGGCCTCTTGATCGGCGGCTTTACCCCCAACCCCTTCGAGACGGTGACCGAGTACGCGCCCACCTTCCCGGAAATCCTCGTCACCGTGGGCATCTACGCCATCGGCCTGATGGTGCTTTCCGTGCTGTGGAAGATCGCCCTCGACGTGAAGAAGGAAGCGGGCACCTTCTAG
- the dsrM gene encoding sulfate reduction electron transfer complex DsrMKJOP subunit DsrM, with product MFISLLAVIALGCIAWLGAASGFQYLIGVVLPYAAVLVFIGGFVWRMVDWAKSPVPFRIPTTGGQQKSLDWIKPARLDSPFTTAGTVGRMLLEVLLFRSLFRNTSVEIQKGPRVVYYSAKWLWLFALLFHYCFLLIFIRHFRFFLEPVPFALTAIEFVDGIMQIGVPRMFMSDVLVVAALGFLLARRLFSEKVRYISLANDYFPLFLLLGLVGSGIWMRYFAKVDIAAVKVLTMGLVTMNPVLPEGIGAAFFIHIFLLSCLLVYFPFSKLMHMGGVFLSPTRNLPNNTRAVRHVNPWNPPKKYRTYAEYEDEFRELMEEAGLPVDKTSEEAAAAE from the coding sequence ATGTTCATTTCACTTTTAGCGGTCATTGCGCTGGGTTGCATCGCCTGGCTGGGAGCTGCCTCAGGCTTCCAGTACCTTATCGGGGTGGTGTTGCCGTATGCCGCGGTGCTCGTGTTCATCGGCGGTTTCGTCTGGCGGATGGTGGACTGGGCCAAATCGCCCGTGCCCTTCCGCATTCCGACCACGGGCGGCCAGCAGAAGTCGCTGGACTGGATCAAGCCCGCCCGGCTCGACAGCCCCTTCACCACCGCTGGCACCGTGGGGCGCATGCTTCTCGAAGTGCTGCTGTTCCGGTCGCTTTTCCGGAACACTTCGGTCGAAATCCAGAAAGGCCCCCGCGTGGTCTACTATTCGGCCAAGTGGCTGTGGCTTTTCGCGCTGCTGTTCCACTACTGTTTCCTGTTGATCTTCATCCGGCACTTCCGGTTCTTCCTTGAGCCGGTGCCCTTTGCCCTGACGGCCATCGAGTTCGTTGACGGCATCATGCAGATCGGCGTGCCCCGCATGTTCATGTCCGACGTGCTGGTCGTTGCGGCGCTCGGCTTCCTGCTGGCCCGCCGCCTGTTCAGCGAGAAGGTTCGCTACATCTCGCTGGCCAACGACTACTTCCCGCTGTTCCTGCTGCTGGGCCTCGTGGGCAGCGGCATCTGGATGCGCTACTTCGCCAAGGTGGACATCGCCGCGGTCAAGGTCCTGACCATGGGCCTCGTGACCATGAACCCCGTGCTGCCCGAAGGCATCGGCGCGGCGTTCTTCATCCACATCTTCCTGCTCTCGTGCCTGCTTGTGTACTTCCCGTTCAGCAAGCTGATGCACATGGGCGGCGTCTTCCTCAGCCCCACGCGCAACCTGCCCAACAACACGCGCGCGGTGCGCCACGTGAACCCCTGGAATCCGCCCAAGAAGTACCGCACCTACGCGGAATACGAAGACGAGTTCCGGGAACTGATGGAAGAAGCGGGGCTGCCTGTCGACAAAACCTCTGAAGAAGCCGCTGCCGCCGAGTAA